A stretch of Nonomuraea africana DNA encodes these proteins:
- a CDS encoding DUF418 domain-containing protein, protein MTRRIDALDVLRGVAIMGTLGTNIWIFTNPGGPAELMGLGGDIGVVETFLRFLSNGKFLGLLTLLFGIGLELQYRSAVRKGMTWPGRHLWRATLLFAEGALHYILIFEFDVLMGYAITSMIVAYLIGRSDRTARIWMIAAGTVLVSLVGLLTLGLLASGGRAFTSTATTLYTQDGWTDQVASRLQQLLLYRLELVFIIALGVVLFLLGSRLLRAGVFDERGAGLRRKLIVIGLGVAAPLNLLTSFAGLAWFAVDRYILAPLVALGLLGLISSIVLGMSGSPGVVRTAVANVGRMALSCYVFQNLVASALCYGWGLGLAAELDWLRPWWVPVAWAGICLLFVMLTSLWLRRFERGPLELAWQWAYQAPWAKHAEVTDQTSRKTSPSTAGPSTPPKAS, encoded by the coding sequence GTGACAAGACGAATAGACGCACTGGACGTGTTACGCGGCGTGGCGATCATGGGCACGCTCGGGACGAACATCTGGATCTTCACCAATCCCGGCGGCCCGGCGGAGCTGATGGGGCTCGGCGGCGACATCGGTGTGGTGGAGACATTCCTGCGGTTCCTGTCCAACGGGAAGTTCCTCGGCCTGCTGACCCTGCTGTTCGGCATCGGCCTCGAACTGCAGTACCGCAGCGCGGTGCGCAAGGGGATGACCTGGCCGGGCAGACACCTCTGGCGCGCGACCCTGCTGTTCGCCGAGGGCGCGCTGCACTACATCCTGATCTTCGAGTTCGACGTGCTGATGGGCTACGCGATTACCTCCATGATCGTCGCGTACCTGATCGGCAGGAGCGATCGCACCGCGCGGATCTGGATGATCGCCGCGGGCACGGTGCTCGTCTCCCTGGTAGGCCTGCTGACGCTGGGCTTGCTGGCCTCGGGTGGCAGAGCCTTCACCAGCACCGCCACCACCCTCTACACCCAGGACGGCTGGACCGACCAGGTCGCCTCCCGCCTCCAGCAGCTCCTCCTCTACCGTTTGGAACTGGTCTTCATCATCGCCTTGGGCGTGGTGCTGTTCCTGCTCGGCTCACGGCTGCTGCGCGCCGGCGTCTTCGACGAACGCGGCGCGGGCCTGCGCAGGAAGCTGATCGTCATCGGACTCGGGGTCGCCGCGCCGCTGAACCTGCTCACCTCCTTCGCCGGGCTCGCCTGGTTCGCCGTCGACCGCTACATCCTGGCGCCATTGGTCGCGCTGGGCCTGCTGGGGCTGATCAGCTCGATCGTCCTCGGCATGAGTGGCTCGCCGGGCGTGGTTCGCACGGCCGTCGCGAACGTCGGACGCATGGCACTGTCCTGTTACGTCTTCCAGAACCTGGTCGCCAGCGCGCTCTGCTATGGCTGGGGCCTGGGCCTGGCCGCCGAGCTCGACTGGCTGCGCCCCTGGTGGGTGCCCGTGGCGTGGGCCGGGATCTGCCTGCTGTTCGTCATGTTGACTTCGCTGTGGCTGCGCCGGTTCGAGCGCGGGCCGCTCGAGCTGGCCTGGCAGTGGGCCTACCAGGCGCCATGGGCCAAGCATGCGGAAGTGACCGACCAAACGTCGAGGAAGACGTCACCGTCCACCGCGGGTCCTTCGACGCCGCCGAAGGCCAGCTAG
- a CDS encoding tyrosine-type recombinase/integrase produces the protein MQLPAKGTPPPARDASGLATLLRTAGATDTVLAATGGWLLSERRSSPATQDGYIRDVSWWLWWIQARGMDLTDVSFIEADTYAAAMRHAGLAPGTRRRRLSACSSWYAYLQRADAAVRNPFHRMDLPKRASKPSRYLTEAQLDDLVMHAVAHQSARTAAIVAVLKATACRISELTGVQLAALGHAGDHWILTLTAKGGRPHRVVIDDDVTGPLLDAYLAERGSAPGPLFATRTGARLQRSYVQELLQRLASSAGIPDPHTLTPHAIRHSVATALLRAGEPLDVVQALLGHADPRTTQAYLHVDQLERSPAHRAGRRLAAVVARRLHSRTGTREPRPADIAQAT, from the coding sequence GTGCAGCTGCCGGCCAAGGGCACACCGCCGCCGGCCCGCGACGCGAGCGGCCTGGCCACCCTGCTGCGCACCGCGGGCGCCACCGACACGGTGCTGGCCGCGACCGGCGGCTGGCTGCTGTCCGAACGCCGCTCCTCCCCCGCCACCCAGGACGGCTACATCCGCGACGTCTCCTGGTGGCTGTGGTGGATCCAGGCCCGCGGCATGGACCTGACCGACGTCTCCTTCATCGAGGCCGACACCTACGCCGCCGCCATGCGGCACGCCGGCCTGGCCCCCGGCACCCGACGCCGCCGCCTGTCGGCCTGCTCCAGCTGGTACGCCTATCTTCAGCGGGCCGACGCCGCGGTGCGCAACCCGTTCCATCGCATGGACCTGCCCAAACGCGCCAGCAAGCCCAGCCGCTACCTCACCGAGGCCCAGCTGGACGACCTGGTCATGCACGCGGTCGCGCACCAATCCGCCCGCACCGCCGCCATCGTCGCGGTGCTCAAGGCCACCGCCTGCCGCATCAGCGAGCTGACCGGCGTCCAGCTGGCCGCCCTGGGGCACGCCGGTGACCACTGGATCCTCACCCTGACCGCCAAGGGCGGACGCCCCCACCGGGTCGTCATCGACGACGACGTCACCGGCCCCCTCCTCGACGCCTATCTCGCCGAGCGCGGGTCAGCGCCCGGCCCGCTGTTCGCCACCCGCACCGGCGCCCGGCTGCAGCGCTCCTACGTCCAGGAACTTCTCCAGCGGCTCGCAAGTTCCGCCGGCATCCCCGACCCGCACACCCTCACCCCGCACGCCATCCGGCACAGCGTGGCCACCGCGCTGCTGCGGGCCGGCGAGCCGCTCGACGTCGTGCAGGCCCTGCTCGGCCACGCCGACCCGCGCACCACCCAGGCCTACCTGCACGTCGACCAGCTGGAGCGCAGCCCCGCCCACCGCGCCGGCCGCCGCCTGGCCGCCGTCGTGGCACGCCGCCTCCACTCCCGCACCGGTACGCGGGAACCCCGTCCCGCAGACATAGCCCAGGCCACGTGA
- a CDS encoding helix-turn-helix transcriptional regulator yields the protein MHKTSSRLLALLSLLQTHRDWSGEDLAERLGITSRTVRRDIDRLRELGYLITTVKGPAGGYRLEAGTHMPPMLFDDDQAVALAVALQTAATGTTVAEDATRALATLRQVMPPRLRHRIDLLRITAVQPAAGANPQVDAQVLMDLSRVIHAREELRFDYAPGPSTSADNPRRVQPHHLVTWRGRWYLVAWDLDREDWRTFRVDRIRPRTPTGPRFAPRELPGGNVSTFITSRFRGNDGTTTDWPCQGEVILHVPAANVAPFAQDGIVEELSPHHCRLTLGSWSWTGLAATIGRFDTDIEVIGPPQLATAFADLAARYARAARTTGPGSDRAA from the coding sequence ATGCATAAAACGTCCTCCCGGCTGCTCGCGCTGCTCTCGCTGCTTCAAACGCACCGTGACTGGTCTGGCGAGGATCTCGCCGAGCGTCTCGGCATCACCTCGCGCACCGTGCGCCGTGACATCGACCGCCTGCGCGAACTCGGCTACCTGATCACGACCGTCAAAGGTCCGGCCGGCGGCTACCGCCTGGAGGCCGGCACTCACATGCCACCCATGCTGTTCGACGACGACCAGGCCGTCGCCCTGGCAGTCGCGCTGCAGACCGCAGCCACCGGCACCACCGTCGCCGAAGACGCCACCCGCGCCCTGGCCACCCTCCGCCAGGTCATGCCACCCCGCCTACGTCACCGCATAGACCTGCTGCGCATCACCGCCGTCCAACCTGCGGCCGGCGCCAATCCCCAGGTCGATGCTCAGGTCCTGATGGACCTGAGCCGCGTCATCCATGCCCGTGAGGAACTGCGCTTCGACTACGCGCCAGGCCCAAGCACCTCAGCCGACAACCCCCGCCGCGTACAACCCCACCACCTGGTCACCTGGCGTGGTCGCTGGTACCTCGTGGCCTGGGACCTCGACCGCGAGGACTGGCGCACCTTCCGCGTCGACCGCATCCGGCCCCGCACACCCACCGGCCCCCGCTTCGCCCCGCGCGAACTCCCCGGCGGCAACGTCTCCACCTTCATCACCAGCCGATTCCGCGGCAACGACGGCACCACCACCGACTGGCCCTGCCAAGGCGAAGTCATCCTCCACGTCCCGGCCGCCAACGTCGCACCCTTCGCCCAGGACGGAATCGTCGAGGAACTCAGCCCCCACCACTGCCGACTCACGCTCGGCTCCTGGTCATGGACCGGACTCGCCGCCACCATCGGCCGCTTCGACACCGATATCGAAGTCATCGGCCCACCCCAACTGGCCACCGCATTCGCAGACCTCGCCGCCCGCTACGCCCGCGCCGCACGCACCACAGGACCAGGCTCTGATCGCGCGGCGTGA
- a CDS encoding VOC family protein, which translates to MSVTTTTHLNFRGTARQALDFYQSVFGGRTVAVTYKDAGAVQNESEADWVMWGEVAGDNGFHVMAYDVPSQLPWNQGENPFFVSVRGDDAEEISALWGKLAEGSTIVRPLEPAQWAPLYGMLTDRFGVTWVLDVTAPYNG; encoded by the coding sequence ATGTCCGTCACAACCACCACTCACCTGAACTTCCGCGGCACTGCACGTCAGGCGCTGGACTTCTACCAGTCCGTCTTCGGCGGACGTACTGTCGCGGTCACCTACAAGGACGCGGGCGCCGTGCAGAACGAGAGCGAGGCGGACTGGGTGATGTGGGGCGAGGTGGCCGGCGACAACGGCTTCCACGTCATGGCCTACGACGTGCCCTCGCAACTGCCCTGGAACCAGGGCGAGAACCCGTTCTTCGTCTCCGTACGCGGTGACGACGCCGAGGAGATCAGCGCCCTGTGGGGCAAGCTCGCCGAGGGCTCGACCATCGTGCGTCCGCTGGAGCCTGCGCAGTGGGCGCCGCTGTACGGCATGCTCACCGACCGGTTCGGGGTCACCTGGGTCCTGGACGTCACCGCCCCGTACAACGGCTGA
- a CDS encoding aldo/keto reductase, which produces MQTDYIDLYQIHHPDPHTDIEETLSALTDLVRAGKVRAIGSSNVPASEIVEAQWVSQERGLHRLRTEQPTYTSPSLNRTDLRRRPTHERAAA; this is translated from the coding sequence ATGCAGACCGACTACATCGACCTCTACCAGATCCACCACCCCGACCCGCACACCGACATCGAGGAGACCCTCTCCGCGCTCACCGACCTCGTGCGTGCCGGGAAGGTCCGCGCGATCGGCTCCTCCAACGTGCCGGCCTCGGAAATCGTCGAAGCCCAGTGGGTGTCCCAGGAGCGCGGCCTGCACCGCCTGCGAACCGAGCAGCCCACCTACACATCCCCCTCCCTCAACCGCACGGACCTGCGCCGACGCCCGACCCACGAGCGAGCCGCAGCCTGA
- a CDS encoding winged helix DNA-binding domain-containing protein: MTVLDSRALNRATLARQHLLKRSDTSVPEAVAHLCGLQAQEPQEPFIGLWSRLADFKPKQLDDALTGRTVVRTHLMRRTVHLVTADDALAWRARHDTMLRQRVLGTYRRELADIDLDEVAVAGRAAMADQQPRTMSELVQALESRWPGPPRRVLGELLVAALIPMAQLPPRGLWHQTAGVRNLPLATWLGRDIAPLPAEDSDPVGQQLLRRYLAAYGPAASADLRAWCGLAGLPAAIKAAREELVVFRDERGRELLDLPDAPRPHPDTPAPVRFLPAFDNAILGYHDRSRIIDAPHLGLSVAGHRTVLLDGRVTATWTVRNHQLHISPLRSLTALEQEAVRAEAQDLTTFLDEDIEHVQLDTDN, encoded by the coding sequence ATGACCGTCCTCGACAGCCGCGCCCTCAACCGCGCCACCCTCGCCCGCCAGCACCTGCTCAAGCGCAGCGACACATCCGTGCCCGAGGCGGTGGCCCACCTGTGCGGCCTGCAGGCGCAAGAGCCCCAGGAACCGTTCATCGGGCTGTGGTCCCGCCTGGCCGACTTCAAGCCCAAGCAACTGGACGATGCGCTGACCGGCCGCACGGTGGTGCGCACCCACCTGATGCGCCGCACCGTCCACCTCGTCACCGCCGACGACGCGCTCGCCTGGCGAGCCCGCCACGACACCATGCTGCGCCAGCGAGTGCTGGGCACCTACCGGCGCGAACTGGCCGACATCGACTTGGACGAGGTCGCCGTCGCCGGCCGCGCGGCCATGGCCGACCAGCAGCCCCGCACCATGAGCGAGCTCGTACAAGCCCTCGAAAGCCGCTGGCCCGGCCCACCACGCCGTGTCCTGGGCGAGCTGCTCGTCGCAGCCCTCATCCCCATGGCCCAGCTCCCGCCCCGCGGCCTGTGGCACCAGACTGCCGGCGTACGCAACCTGCCGTTGGCCACCTGGCTGGGACGGGACATCGCCCCCCTGCCCGCCGAGGACAGCGACCCCGTCGGGCAGCAGCTGCTACGCCGCTACCTCGCCGCCTACGGGCCCGCCGCCAGCGCGGACCTACGCGCCTGGTGCGGCCTCGCCGGCCTTCCCGCCGCTATCAAAGCCGCCCGAGAAGAACTCGTCGTCTTCCGCGACGAACGCGGCCGCGAACTACTCGATCTGCCCGACGCACCCCGCCCCCACCCCGACACCCCGGCCCCCGTCCGGTTCCTACCGGCCTTCGACAATGCCATCCTCGGCTACCACGACCGTAGCCGCATCATCGACGCCCCCCACCTCGGTCTGTCCGTCGCAGGCCACCGCACGGTCCTTCTCGACGGACGCGTCACCGCTACCTGGACCGTGCGCAACCACCAACTCCACATCAGCCCCCTCCGCTCCCTCACCGCCCTGGAACAAGAAGCCGTCCGCGCCGAAGCCCAAGACCTGACCACCTTCCTGGACGAAGACATCGAGCACGTCCAACTTGACACCGACAACTGA
- the pqqB gene encoding pyrroloquinoline quinone biosynthesis protein PqqB, with translation MRLHVLGTAAGGGLPQWNCACPGCSGARVHPGWRRRHASLAVEVGDGRCFVVNATPDIADQVEQTAALHPGPGPRRTPLAGVVLTDAELDHTLGLARLREAEGLEVVATSAVREALTRGLCLDRTLAPYTRLTWRELTPHGGLTLGGAIEVAAVPVSGKRPRYAADLDSEADGWVAALRLTDRETGGVCVYAPAMGVWPDGLDGADCVIVDGTFWDEEEPRRTGVSSRTATEMGHLSIEATMERLAALPGRALYTHLNNTNPLADPGAPHHKVLDEVGVEVAADGMVIEL, from the coding sequence ATGCGTCTGCACGTGCTGGGCACGGCGGCCGGTGGCGGCCTGCCCCAGTGGAACTGCGCGTGCCCCGGCTGCTCCGGGGCACGCGTCCATCCCGGGTGGCGCCGTCGCCACGCCTCGCTGGCCGTCGAGGTCGGCGACGGCAGGTGCTTCGTCGTGAACGCCACCCCCGACATCGCCGACCAGGTCGAACAGACGGCAGCGTTGCACCCCGGCCCCGGGCCGCGCAGGACGCCGCTCGCGGGCGTGGTCCTCACCGACGCCGAACTCGACCACACGCTCGGCCTCGCCCGCCTGCGCGAGGCCGAAGGGCTGGAGGTCGTCGCGACGTCCGCGGTGCGCGAGGCGCTCACGCGGGGCCTGTGCCTCGACCGGACCCTCGCCCCCTACACCCGGCTGACCTGGCGCGAGCTGACCCCTCATGGCGGGCTGACGCTGGGCGGCGCGATCGAGGTCGCTGCGGTGCCGGTGTCGGGCAAACGTCCGAGGTACGCCGCCGATCTGGACTCGGAGGCCGACGGCTGGGTGGCGGCCCTGCGCCTGACCGACAGGGAGACCGGCGGCGTGTGCGTCTACGCGCCCGCCATGGGCGTGTGGCCCGACGGGCTGGACGGCGCCGACTGCGTCATCGTCGACGGCACCTTCTGGGACGAGGAGGAGCCGCGCCGTACCGGCGTCTCCAGCAGGACCGCCACCGAGATGGGCCACCTGTCGATCGAGGCGACCATGGAACGGCTGGCCGCCCTGCCGGGACGCGCCCTGTACACCCACCTCAACAACACCAACCCCCTCGCCGACCCCGGCGCCCCGCACCACAAGGTGCTGGACGAGGTGGGCGTCGAGGTGGCCGCCGACGGGATGGTGATCGAGCTGTGA
- the pqqC gene encoding pyrroloquinoline-quinone synthase PqqC: MSDFEAELRAVPEKRYHHLHPFNLRMHAGELSEQELRRWILNRFHYQRHIPIKDALIMAKLETPELRRMWLRRIQDHDGAAEGEGGIERWLRLGEAAGLRRELLLSGEGVLPGVRLAVEGYVNLCRLGSPLEAVAASLTELFAPDLMRTRIDAFEKHYRWIDPDGLRYFRIRVDQGRQDSGEALALVLDWARDRADQERAIAALSYKCDVLWALLDAVDRGGS; this comes from the coding sequence GTGAGCGACTTCGAGGCCGAGCTGCGTGCCGTACCGGAAAAGCGATATCACCACCTGCACCCGTTCAACCTGCGGATGCACGCGGGCGAGCTCAGCGAGCAGGAGCTGCGGCGGTGGATACTCAACCGCTTCCACTACCAGCGGCACATCCCGATCAAGGACGCGCTGATCATGGCCAAGCTGGAGACGCCGGAGCTGCGCAGGATGTGGCTGCGCAGGATCCAGGATCACGACGGCGCCGCCGAGGGCGAGGGCGGGATCGAGCGGTGGCTCAGGCTGGGCGAGGCGGCGGGCCTGCGGCGCGAGCTGCTGCTGTCGGGCGAGGGCGTGCTTCCAGGGGTACGGCTGGCCGTCGAGGGCTACGTCAACCTCTGCCGCCTGGGCAGCCCCTTGGAGGCCGTGGCGGCGTCGCTGACCGAGCTGTTCGCACCCGACCTGATGCGCACCAGGATCGACGCCTTCGAGAAGCACTACCGCTGGATCGACCCCGACGGATTGCGATATTTCCGGATCAGGGTGGACCAGGGACGGCAGGACAGCGGCGAGGCGCTCGCCCTGGTCCTCGACTGGGCCCGCGACCGCGCCGACCAGGAGCGCGCGATCGCCGCGCTCTCCTACAAGTGCGACGTGCTGTGGGCGCTGCTCGACGCGGTCGACAGGGGCGGCTCGTGA
- the pqqD gene encoding pyrroloquinoline quinone biosynthesis peptide chaperone PqqD, translating into MTWRPALSRAATLRHCDVRQADLLIVPERIVVLNEEAAAIVKLCDGGRTVEEIVAECPEGAGEDVTEFLERIREEGWIR; encoded by the coding sequence GTGACCTGGCGACCGGCCCTGTCCCGCGCGGCCACCCTCCGCCACTGCGATGTACGGCAGGCCGACCTGCTCATCGTCCCCGAGCGGATCGTCGTGCTGAACGAGGAGGCCGCCGCCATCGTCAAGCTGTGCGACGGCGGCAGGACCGTCGAGGAGATCGTCGCCGAGTGCCCCGAAGGCGCGGGCGAGGACGTCACCGAGTTCCTCGAGCGCATCCGCGAGGAGGGATGGATCAGGTGA
- the pqqE gene encoding pyrroloquinoline quinone biosynthesis protein PqqE translates to MNAPWAMLAELTHGCPLRCPYCSNPTELIARSGELTTEEWERVMAEAAALGVVHVHLSGGEPLMRRDLPQIVAAVDRAGIYGQLVTSGVGLTAKRLDALVVAGLRSVQLSVQDATAAASDRIAGHRSFAAKERAAALVRDRDLPLGLNVVLHRHNLDSIDQIVELGIAWGVERIELANTQFYGWGLLNRKALLPTREQLATAAEKVAAWRSRTSLELIWVVPDYFEGVPKPCMGGWGAISLTIAPDGRVLPCPAAYDLPLEAPNVRDHDLAWIWKDSPAFNAYRGTAWMAEPCASCPRRELDFGGCRCQAFALTGDAGRTDPACALSPHHHLIAELTTGGDGEGEFVYRPVTRPFG, encoded by the coding sequence GTGAACGCCCCCTGGGCCATGCTGGCCGAGCTGACCCACGGCTGCCCGTTACGCTGCCCGTACTGCTCGAACCCCACCGAGCTGATCGCCCGATCGGGCGAGCTGACCACCGAGGAGTGGGAGCGGGTCATGGCCGAGGCGGCCGCGCTCGGCGTCGTGCACGTCCACCTGTCGGGCGGCGAGCCACTGATGCGCCGCGACCTGCCGCAAATCGTCGCCGCGGTGGACCGGGCGGGTATCTACGGCCAGCTCGTGACCAGCGGCGTGGGCCTGACCGCGAAGCGGCTCGACGCGCTGGTGGTCGCGGGACTGCGCAGCGTCCAGCTGTCGGTGCAGGACGCCACGGCCGCCGCGTCCGACCGCATCGCGGGTCATCGCTCGTTCGCCGCCAAGGAGCGGGCCGCCGCGCTGGTCCGCGACAGGGACCTGCCGCTCGGCCTCAACGTCGTACTGCACCGGCACAACCTCGACTCCATCGACCAGATCGTCGAGCTGGGAATCGCCTGGGGTGTGGAGCGGATCGAGCTGGCCAACACCCAGTTCTACGGCTGGGGGCTGCTCAACAGGAAGGCGCTGCTGCCCACGCGCGAGCAGCTGGCGACGGCGGCGGAGAAGGTCGCCGCCTGGCGGTCGAGGACCTCACTCGAGCTCATCTGGGTCGTGCCCGACTACTTCGAGGGGGTGCCGAAGCCGTGCATGGGCGGGTGGGGGGCGATCTCGCTCACCATCGCGCCCGACGGACGGGTGCTCCCCTGTCCGGCCGCCTACGACCTGCCGCTGGAGGCGCCGAACGTCCGAGACCACGATCTGGCGTGGATCTGGAAGGACTCCCCCGCGTTCAACGCCTACCGGGGGACGGCGTGGATGGCCGAGCCGTGCGCGAGCTGCCCGCGACGCGAGCTCGACTTCGGCGGCTGCCGGTGCCAGGCGTTCGCGCTGACAGGGGACGCGGGACGCACCGACCCCGCCTGCGCGCTGTCGCCCCACCACCACCTGATCGCCGAGCTGACCACCGGGGGCGACGGCGAGGGCGAGTTCGTCTACCGCCCGGTCACCAGGCCTTTCGGATAG
- a CDS encoding SGNH/GDSL hydrolase family protein codes for MPSGEYLRYVALGDSQTEGLGDGDDVTGLRGWADRLAEQLAAGNPGFQYANLAVRGRLAAQVHAEQLGPALALRPDLATVVAGVNDLLRPRCDVDEVAGHLEAMFAALTAQGARVATLTFPDLARITPLARPISSRAAALNHRIRAAARRHGVVVAETSHHPVVADPRLWSQDRQHASPLGHERIAAAVAHALHLPGSCDSWTHPLPSPAVLPSGWRAAATELRWAATFLGPWIGRRLRGRSSGDGRTAKRPLLLPVETLPRGSETNAADHS; via the coding sequence ATGCCCAGCGGTGAATACCTGCGTTACGTCGCCCTGGGCGACAGCCAGACCGAGGGGCTCGGCGACGGCGACGACGTCACCGGCCTGCGGGGCTGGGCGGACCGGCTCGCCGAACAGCTCGCGGCGGGCAACCCCGGTTTCCAGTACGCCAATCTGGCGGTACGCGGACGCCTCGCCGCCCAGGTCCACGCCGAACAGCTCGGCCCCGCCCTCGCGCTGCGCCCCGACCTGGCCACCGTCGTCGCCGGAGTCAACGACCTGCTCCGGCCCCGGTGCGACGTCGACGAGGTGGCCGGACATCTGGAGGCGATGTTCGCCGCGCTCACCGCGCAAGGCGCCCGCGTGGCCACCCTCACCTTCCCCGACCTGGCGCGGATCACCCCGCTCGCCCGTCCGATCAGCTCCCGCGCGGCCGCCCTCAACCACCGCATCCGCGCGGCGGCCCGCCGCCACGGGGTCGTCGTCGCCGAGACCTCCCACCACCCGGTCGTTGCCGACCCCCGGCTGTGGAGCCAGGACCGGCAACACGCGAGCCCCCTCGGACACGAACGGATCGCGGCGGCCGTCGCCCACGCACTCCACCTCCCCGGCAGCTGCGACTCCTGGACCCACCCCTTGCCGTCGCCGGCGGTCCTCCCCTCCGGATGGCGCGCCGCGGCCACCGAACTGCGCTGGGCCGCCACCTTCCTCGGCCCGTGGATCGGCAGACGTCTCCGGGGCCGCTCCTCCGGCGACGGCCGCACGGCCAAACGCCCGCTCCTCCTTCCCGTCGAGACCCTCCCCAGAGGAAGCGAAACGAACGCGGCCGACCATTCCTGA
- a CDS encoding PadR family transcriptional regulator, whose translation MALRHAVLAALLDEELSGYQLAKAFDMGVANFWHALPQQLYAELAKLEKEGLVTGREVVQETRPNKRLFKVTEAGLAELERFAATANKHSSIRDDLVVKVQAVDHVDTDEVIAQLTERAALADAKIDLFSRLLRQMRGDRSEEEFLRHGDRIGPYLTCLRGLAFEQGNSDWCRRSAAVLRERQAAHAQR comes from the coding sequence ATGGCGTTGCGGCATGCCGTACTGGCGGCTCTGCTGGACGAGGAGCTCAGCGGTTACCAGCTGGCGAAGGCGTTCGACATGGGCGTGGCCAACTTCTGGCACGCCCTGCCCCAGCAGCTGTACGCGGAGCTGGCCAAGCTGGAGAAGGAGGGGCTGGTCACCGGCCGTGAGGTGGTCCAGGAGACCCGGCCCAACAAGCGCCTCTTCAAGGTCACCGAGGCCGGTCTGGCCGAGCTGGAACGGTTCGCGGCAACCGCCAACAAGCACTCCTCCATCCGTGACGACCTTGTCGTCAAGGTCCAGGCCGTCGACCACGTCGACACCGACGAGGTGATAGCGCAGCTCACGGAGCGAGCGGCCCTCGCCGACGCGAAGATCGACCTGTTCAGCAGGCTGCTGCGGCAGATGCGCGGCGACCGGAGCGAAGAGGAGTTCCTGCGCCACGGTGACCGGATCGGCCCCTATCTGACCTGTCTACGTGGCCTCGCCTTCGAGCAGGGGAACAGCGATTGGTGCCGCCGGAGCGCGGCGGTCCTGCGGGAAAGGCAGGCGGCTCATGCCCAGCGGTGA
- a CDS encoding nuclear transport factor 2 family protein, which yields MTTTDRFRAAVEARDLAALSDLFTDDIRLYSPVKFVPFEGRPMVMGLFGVLLRTFHDFRYVGHFDGTAETSTDGTEAPSVVLVFRATVNGKQIHGIDLLQFDESGLIKEFTVMVRPQSAVHALGEAVLAGLVADGLVPAPADH from the coding sequence TTGACGACCACAGACCGCTTCCGGGCCGCCGTCGAAGCTCGCGATCTGGCCGCGCTGAGCGACCTGTTCACCGACGACATCCGCCTGTACAGCCCGGTGAAGTTCGTCCCCTTCGAGGGCAGGCCCATGGTCATGGGCCTGTTCGGGGTCCTGCTGCGCACTTTTCATGACTTCCGCTACGTCGGGCACTTCGACGGCACCGCCGAGACCAGCACCGACGGCACGGAGGCGCCATCGGTCGTCCTGGTGTTCCGAGCCACCGTGAACGGCAAGCAGATCCATGGCATCGACCTCCTCCAGTTCGACGAGAGCGGCCTGATCAAGGAGTTCACGGTGATGGTCCGCCCGCAGTCCGCGGTCCACGCGCTGGGCGAAGCGGTACTCGCCGGCCTGGTCGCCGACGGCCTGGTGCCGGCACCAGCTGATCACTGA
- a CDS encoding MmcQ/YjbR family DNA-binding protein encodes MAGSWTDADVERLRGRLVELVAALPGVIAEDSFGHIAFMLGRKRLAWLLVDHHGDGRLALCVKAPPGELETLLTADPDRYFRPAYVRGWVGVELHDVRPDWAEVGALLEQAWRMLASKRAVAAYDADHATRDSTPTPAAEEP; translated from the coding sequence ATGGCGGGAAGCTGGACGGACGCGGACGTCGAACGGCTGCGCGGGCGGCTGGTCGAGCTGGTCGCCGCGCTTCCCGGGGTGATCGCCGAGGACTCGTTCGGGCACATCGCCTTCATGCTGGGACGTAAGCGGCTCGCGTGGTTGCTCGTCGACCACCACGGCGACGGCAGGCTCGCCCTGTGCGTGAAGGCGCCACCCGGCGAACTCGAGACGCTGCTCACGGCCGATCCCGATCGATACTTCCGCCCGGCCTACGTCCGGGGGTGGGTCGGCGTCGAGCTCCACGACGTACGGCCGGACTGGGCCGAGGTCGGCGCGCTGCTGGAACAGGCCTGGCGGATGCTCGCGAGCAAACGCGCCGTCGCCGCATACGACGCCGACCACGCGACCCGCGACTCGACCCCCACCCCTGCCGCCGAAGAGCCGTAG